The sequence below is a genomic window from Tenacibaculum tangerinum.
GTTATTTTTTAGACCTCACTAAGATAAACAAATTTATTACCTGTTAAAAATGATATAAATCATTCCAAAAAAAGAGGCTGAATTACCTAGTTTTTAACAACGAATTCAGCCTCATGCAATACTATGTGAATATTTATTTACATTACGAATAAACGTCTGTTATGCATTAAATCGTATACTTTCTCTCCTACTGCTTCTAATGCTTCTTCGTTCTCTGCGTTTAGCAATGCTTCATCGATTAAATTAACGATTGTTTCCATATCGTCTTCTTTTAAACCACGTGTAGTAACTGCTGCAGTACCCACACGAATACCAGAAGTTACAAATGGCGATTCTGTATCAAACGGAACCATATTTTTGTTTACGGTAATTTCTGCTTTTCCTAAAGCTTCTTCAGCAGCTTTACCCGTAATCTTTTTATTGCGTAAATCAATTAACATACAATGGTTGTCTGTACCTCCAGAGATTATTTCATATCCTTTAGCTACAAAAGCTTTTGCCATTGCCTGTGCATTCTCCTTTACTTGAATTTGATATTCTAGAAATTCATCAGTCAACGCTTCTCCAAAAGCAATCGCTTTAGCTGCAATAACATGCTCTAAAGGACCGCCTTGGTTTCCTGGGAATACCGCAGAATTAATCAAGGTTGACATTTTCTTTAATTTTCCTGATTTTAATTTTTCTCCGAATGGATTTTCAAAATCTTTTCCTATCATAATCATACCACCACGAGGTCCACGCAAGGTTTTGTGCGTTGTTGTAGTTACAATATGACAGTGTGGTAACGGGTCAGACAAAATTCCTTTTGCTATTAAACCTGCTGGATGAGAAATATCAGCCATTAAAATAGCTCCTACGCTATCGGCAATCTCTCTAAACTTTTTAAAATCTATATCACGTGAATACGCTGAAGCTCCTGCAATGATTAGCTTAGGTTTATGCGTTTTGGCCTGCTGCTCTAAGTGGTTATAATCGATATATCCTGTTTCTTTATGTACTCCATAAAATACGGGATTGTATAATTTACCTGAAAAATTTACTGGTGAACCGTGGGTTAAATGTCCCCCGTGAGATAAGTCGAATCCTAAAATAGTATCTCCAGGCTGTAAACAAGCCGCAAAAACTGCTGTATTTGCCTGGCTACCAGAGTGTGGTTGTACGTTTACATACTCAGCTCCAAATAATTCTTTAGCTCTATCAATAGCTATTTGCTCAACGATATCAACTATCTCACAACCACCGTAATAGCGTTTACCTGGGTATCCTTCGGCATATTTATTAGTTAAAACGGATCCTTGTGCTTCCATTACTTGGTCGCTAACAAAATTTTCAGAAGCAATCAACTCTAAACCGTGTAGTTGACGTTCTTTTTCCTCTTGAATTAAATCAAATATTTGATGATCTTTTTGCATGTTGTGTGTTGTTACATAAAGTAGCCAAAAGTACTAATTTTATTATTGAAATTATATGTATTTTACAAGAAGTACCTACAAAAATACTTTAGCATTTTTTTTACTCATCTTTTTGGGGTAAATTGAAAAAAATATGTAGGTTTGATGAAAATATAACAAAAACGATAAATGGAAATAACTGCTAATAACCCGAATAGAAAGTCTTGGTTAACCGTAGCTGAAAACTCAGATTTCCCTATTCAAAATATACCTTTTGGGGTTTTTCTTACTAAAGACCATATTGTAACGATTGGTACAAGAATTGGTGATTATGCGATTGATTTAGGCGCCTTACATCAATTAGGATATTTTGATGGAATTCCGTTAACCGATGATATTTTCTTACAAGATACCTTAAACGATTTTATTGCTGATGGTCGCAAAACATGGCGCTTGGTTCGTAATAGAATCGCCGATATTTTTGATGTAAAAAATAGTAAGCTACGAGATAATGCCGAACATAAAGAAAAGATAATCTTTAGAATGGATGAAGTTGAAATGCAACTTCCTGTTTCTGTAGGAGATTATACCGATTTTTATGCTAGTAAAGAGCATGCAACTAATGTAGGAAGCTTGTTTAGAGACCCTGAAAATGCCTTGCTGCCAAACTGGTTACAAATTCCTATTGGATACCACGGAAGAAGTTCTTCAATCATACCGTCTGGGACTCCTATTCGCCGCCCAATGGGGCAACAACGCCCTAACGAAGGAGAAACTACCCCAAACTTTGGTCCTTCAAAATTATTAGATTTTGAATTAGAAATGGCATTTATCACTACCGTTGCTAACGATTTAGGAGAACGAATTCCTATTGAGGAAGCTGAAGAATATATCTTCGGATTGGTATTGTTTAATGATTGGTCTGCTCGCGATATTCAGGCTTGGGAATACGTGCCTTTAGGCCCCTTTTTAGGGAAGAGTTTCGCTTCAACAATTTCTCCTTGGATTGTAACTTTAGACGCACTTGAGCCTTTTAGAGTTGACAACCCTAAGCAAGTTTATGAACCATTACCTTACTTGAAAAAAGAAGGAAAAGACAGTTACGATATTAATTTACAAATGGCTATTCAACCAGAAGGAAAAGAAGAAACTGTGGTTTGTAACTCTAACTTTAAGTATATGTATTGGACTATGGTACAACAATTAACGCATCATACGGTAAATGGATGTCCTGTAAATGCAGGCGATATGATGGGTAGTGGTACTATTTCTGGACCCACTCAAGATAGCTTTGGGTCAATGTTAGAATTAACTTGGAGAGGTCAGAACCCTATCAAAATGAATGACGGTAGTGAGCGTAAATTCATCAATGATTACGATACCGTTATTATGCGTGGTTACTGTAAAAACGAAAAAGTTCGTATTGGTTTTGGTGAATGTTCTGGTAAAATATTACCCGCCAAATAAGCACTAAGTATAGTATAATAAAAAACCAGTTCTCGAGAACTGGTTTTTTATTATACTTATTTTTGGCATCATAGCCATTTTAATCTTCTTCTGGAGGTGGATGTCCATGAATCTGCTCATACACTTCATCAAAATTACTACGTAAATAACTATTCAACTTTTTACGATAATCGTCTTGCAACCACTCAATGAAGTTGTGTGTACTTTTCGCGATACATTTAGAATACCTAAAAATCCTATCGTCAATCTCCCCTCCTAGTTTTTTTGCTAAAATCAATGCATCAAAAACATCTTCACTGTTTTCAACACACATCTTAGCATGATGCTCAATTGATTTTTCTAAGACTCTTTTTGAAGATTCACCACTTTGAATCGTATCTCTGTATACTTTTTTAATATCGAAATACAAATCTTCAGTATTCGAAAATTCAGCCTTTATTTCTGCTGGCAACTCATATCTAAAGTCACTCTCAATTTCTTCATCCGATAACAAACT
It includes:
- a CDS encoding serine hydroxymethyltransferase, translated to MQKDHQIFDLIQEEKERQLHGLELIASENFVSDQVMEAQGSVLTNKYAEGYPGKRYYGGCEIVDIVEQIAIDRAKELFGAEYVNVQPHSGSQANTAVFAACLQPGDTILGFDLSHGGHLTHGSPVNFSGKLYNPVFYGVHKETGYIDYNHLEQQAKTHKPKLIIAGASAYSRDIDFKKFREIADSVGAILMADISHPAGLIAKGILSDPLPHCHIVTTTTHKTLRGPRGGMIMIGKDFENPFGEKLKSGKLKKMSTLINSAVFPGNQGGPLEHVIAAKAIAFGEALTDEFLEYQIQVKENAQAMAKAFVAKGYEIISGGTDNHCMLIDLRNKKITGKAAEEALGKAEITVNKNMVPFDTESPFVTSGIRVGTAAVTTRGLKEDDMETIVNLIDEALLNAENEEALEAVGEKVYDLMHNRRLFVM
- the fahA gene encoding fumarylacetoacetase → MEITANNPNRKSWLTVAENSDFPIQNIPFGVFLTKDHIVTIGTRIGDYAIDLGALHQLGYFDGIPLTDDIFLQDTLNDFIADGRKTWRLVRNRIADIFDVKNSKLRDNAEHKEKIIFRMDEVEMQLPVSVGDYTDFYASKEHATNVGSLFRDPENALLPNWLQIPIGYHGRSSSIIPSGTPIRRPMGQQRPNEGETTPNFGPSKLLDFELEMAFITTVANDLGERIPIEEAEEYIFGLVLFNDWSARDIQAWEYVPLGPFLGKSFASTISPWIVTLDALEPFRVDNPKQVYEPLPYLKKEGKDSYDINLQMAIQPEGKEETVVCNSNFKYMYWTMVQQLTHHTVNGCPVNAGDMMGSGTISGPTQDSFGSMLELTWRGQNPIKMNDGSERKFINDYDTVIMRGYCKNEKVRIGFGECSGKILPAK